In Rhodovulum sulfidophilum DSM 1374, the following are encoded in one genomic region:
- a CDS encoding bifunctional 2',3'-cyclic-nucleotide 2'-phosphodiesterase/3'-nucleotidase → MIAPHPFSVPPAADRVHLRLLETSDLHVHIFPYDYYTDRPIDTAGLARTATLIAALRRDVANALLFDNGDFLQGNPMGDYIAHERGLRPGELHPAIAAMNAIGYDAATLGNHDFNYGLDFLLNAIAGARFPVVSANLLPGPLAPPGLTRLPRHALLDRSVTDGAGRRHRLRIGVIGFLPPQIAIWDRRHLEGRAEGGDIVSAARELVPRMRRDGADLVVALAHSGIGEPTHVARQENACLPLARIEGIDAILSGHQHQALPGPDFAGIAGVDTETGSIHGKPTVMPGFWGSHLGVIDLLLERAATGWRVAEHRSSIHAIATRRSDRSAEPLVGSDPAVLSAAARAHAETLAYTRRPVGRTEIPLHSYFALVAENASVKIVADAQRWYVARKLKSTRHEGLPLLSAAAPFKAGGHGGPDYYTDVPAGDIAIRNVADLYLYPNMVRAVRVSGAELRGWLERSAGIFNRIRPGATDQLLLDPDFPCYNFDVIDGLEYRIDPSQPPRYGPHGRLLNPHASRIADLSWNGRAVTDGMEFVIATNSFRAAGGGGFPGTGPDAVILEAPVTNRDVILRYIARRGSVAPRTVPTWRFADLPGTTVLFDTGPAARRHLGAVERLAPDPAGTSPDGFARFRISL, encoded by the coding sequence TTGATCGCGCCGCACCCCTTTTCCGTCCCTCCCGCCGCCGATCGCGTGCATCTGCGGCTGCTGGAGACATCCGACCTGCATGTGCACATCTTTCCCTATGATTACTATACGGACAGGCCCATCGACACGGCCGGTCTGGCGCGCACCGCCACCCTGATCGCAGCGCTGCGCCGCGACGTCGCCAATGCGCTTCTGTTCGACAATGGCGATTTCCTGCAAGGCAACCCGATGGGCGATTACATCGCCCATGAGCGCGGTCTGCGGCCGGGCGAGCTGCACCCCGCGATCGCGGCCATGAACGCGATCGGCTACGATGCCGCGACGCTCGGCAATCACGATTTCAACTACGGGCTCGACTTTCTGCTGAACGCGATCGCCGGGGCGCGGTTTCCGGTGGTCTCCGCCAATCTGCTGCCCGGCCCGCTGGCCCCGCCCGGGCTGACCCGCCTGCCGCGTCATGCCCTGCTCGACCGCAGCGTGACCGATGGCGCGGGCCGCAGGCACCGGCTTCGGATCGGGGTGATCGGCTTTCTGCCGCCGCAGATCGCGATCTGGGACCGCAGGCATCTGGAGGGCCGGGCCGAGGGCGGCGACATCGTCTCTGCCGCTCGCGAGCTGGTGCCGCGGATGCGGCGCGACGGCGCCGATCTGGTGGTCGCGCTGGCCCATTCGGGCATCGGCGAGCCCACGCATGTCGCCCGCCAGGAGAATGCCTGCCTGCCGCTGGCCCGGATCGAGGGGATCGACGCGATCCTGAGCGGGCATCAGCATCAGGCCCTTCCCGGCCCGGATTTCGCGGGCATCGCCGGTGTCGATACCGAGACCGGATCGATTCACGGCAAGCCCACGGTGATGCCCGGCTTCTGGGGCTCGCATCTCGGCGTGATCGACCTGCTTCTCGAACGCGCGGCAACAGGCTGGCGCGTGGCCGAGCATCGCAGCTCGATCCACGCCATCGCCACCCGCCGGAGCGACCGCAGCGCCGAGCCCCTGGTGGGCAGCGATCCCGCCGTTCTGAGCGCCGCCGCCCGCGCCCATGCCGAGACACTGGCCTATACCCGCCGCCCGGTCGGCCGGACCGAGATCCCCCTGCACAGCTATTTCGCGCTGGTGGCCGAGAACGCCTCGGTCAAGATCGTCGCCGATGCCCAGCGCTGGTATGTCGCCCGAAAGCTGAAGAGCACCCGCCATGAGGGCCTGCCACTGCTGTCGGCGGCGGCGCCGTTCAAGGCCGGCGGCCATGGCGGCCCCGACTATTACACCGACGTCCCCGCGGGCGATATCGCGATCCGCAATGTCGCCGATCTCTATCTCTATCCCAACATGGTCCGGGCGGTGCGGGTCAGCGGGGCGGAGTTGCGCGGCTGGCTCGAGCGATCCGCCGGGATCTTCAACCGCATCCGGCCCGGCGCGACCGACCAGCTTCTGCTCGACCCCGACTTCCCCTGCTACAATTTCGACGTGATCGACGGGCTGGAATACCGGATCGATCCCAGCCAGCCGCCGCGCTACGGCCCCCATGGCCGCTTGCTGAACCCGCATGCCTCGCGCATCGCCGATCTTTCCTGGAACGGCCGTGCGGTCACGGACGGCATGGAATTCGTGATTGCCACCAACAGCTTTCGCGCCGCCGGCGGCGGCGGGTTTCCGGGCACCGGCCCCGATGCCGTGATCCTCGAAGCACCCGTCACCAATCGCGACGTGATCCTGCGCTATATCGCCAGGCGGGGCAGCGTGGCGCCGCGGACCGTCCCCACCTGGCGGTTCGCCGATCTGCCGGGCACCACCGTGCTGTTCGATACCGGCCCCGCCGCGCGCCGCCATCTGGGCGCGGTCGAACGGCTGGCACCGGACCCGGCGGGCACAAGCCCCGACGGTTTCGCGCGGTTCCGGATCAGCCTGTGA
- the nudC gene encoding NAD(+) diphosphatase, whose amino-acid sequence MRLAERVTFGGGGLDRAAHRRGDAAWLAEAWAGAQVLPLWRGKPLFGAEGLGWVASAHPLLAGRSAEAVFLGLSGGRPKFAIELSDWVPAEMPETLGQFRDPSEQRHPDLPGDLSFRELRREMTRLVPVEAELAATAKGLFDWHRGHGFCARCGQPSRPAEAGWQRRCPGCGAPHFPRTDPVVIMLVRRGNAVLLGRAPGWAEGMFSLLAGFVEPGETVEAAVRREVAEETGVRVGQVGYLASQPWPFPASLMLGCWAEAETDRITPDPAEIEEARWVGREDMLAVLAGERTDMQPPRPGAIAGFLIRMWLADRLD is encoded by the coding sequence ATGCGTCTTGCCGAACGGGTGACATTCGGAGGTGGCGGGCTCGACCGCGCCGCCCATCGGCGGGGCGATGCCGCCTGGCTTGCCGAGGCCTGGGCCGGGGCGCAGGTTCTGCCGCTCTGGCGGGGCAAGCCGCTTTTCGGCGCGGAGGGGCTGGGCTGGGTGGCCTCGGCGCATCCGCTTCTGGCCGGGCGGAGCGCGGAGGCGGTCTTTCTGGGGCTGTCCGGCGGCCGCCCGAAATTCGCGATCGAGCTGTCTGACTGGGTGCCCGCCGAGATGCCCGAGACGCTGGGCCAATTCCGCGATCCGTCCGAACAGCGCCATCCCGACCTGCCCGGGGATCTGAGTTTCCGCGAGCTGCGGCGCGAGATGACCCGGCTTGTGCCGGTCGAGGCCGAACTGGCCGCCACCGCCAAGGGCCTGTTCGACTGGCATCGCGGCCATGGCTTCTGCGCGCGCTGCGGCCAGCCGAGCCGGCCTGCCGAGGCGGGCTGGCAGCGGCGCTGTCCGGGCTGCGGCGCGCCGCATTTCCCGCGCACCGATCCGGTGGTCATCATGCTGGTACGGCGCGGCAATGCGGTGTTGCTGGGGCGCGCTCCGGGCTGGGCCGAGGGCATGTTCTCGCTGCTGGCGGGCTTTGTCGAACCGGGCGAGACGGTCGAGGCGGCGGTGCGACGCGAAGTGGCGGAGGAAACCGGTGTCAGGGTCGGGCAGGTGGGCTATCTTGCCAGCCAGCCCTGGCCGTTTCCCGCTTCGCTGATGCTGGGTTGCTGGGCCGAGGCCGAGACTGACCGGATCACGCCCGACCCGGCCGAGATCGAGGAGGCCCGCTGGGTCGGCCGCGAGGACATGCTGGCGGTGCTGGCGGGCGAACGGACCGACATGCAGCCGCCGCGGCCGGGGGCGATTGCCGGTTTCCTGATCCGGATGTGGCTGGCCGACCGGCTGGACTGA
- a CDS encoding SRPBCC family protein, with protein MILTCQEDISAPIERVFSRLTDFTRFERAIETRGGDVTRHAGPPDTPAPGMAWTIRLHFHGAHREIEAELTDYAPPSAMCLGAASSGLGAEGRIELAALAEELTRLSVAIDLGPKTLGGRVLMQTLKLARGKLAEEMEAGLARFARRIEAEAAG; from the coding sequence ATGATACTGACCTGCCAGGAAGATATTTCGGCGCCGATCGAGCGGGTGTTTTCCCGCCTGACGGATTTCACCCGATTCGAGCGGGCCATCGAGACCCGCGGCGGCGATGTCACCCGCCATGCGGGGCCGCCCGATACGCCCGCGCCCGGCATGGCCTGGACGATCCGGCTGCATTTTCATGGGGCGCATCGCGAGATCGAGGCCGAGCTGACAGATTACGCGCCGCCCTCGGCGATGTGTCTGGGCGCGGCGTCGAGCGGGCTTGGCGCCGAGGGGCGCATCGAGCTTGCGGCTCTGGCCGAGGAGCTGACCCGGCTGAGCGTCGCCATCGATCTTGGTCCGAAGACGCTGGGCGGGCGGGTGCTGATGCAGACGCTGAAACTTGCCCGCGGCAAGCTGGCCGAGGAGATGGAGGCCGGGCTGGCCCGGTTCGCCCGGCGGATCGAGGCCGAGGCGGCGGGCTGA
- the rpsU gene encoding 30S ribosomal protein S21, with amino-acid sequence MQVSVRDNNVDQALRALKKKLQREGVFREMKLKQHFEKPSEKKAREKAEAVRRARKLARKKAQREGLL; translated from the coding sequence ATGCAGGTCAGCGTTCGCGACAACAATGTCGACCAGGCGCTTCGGGCTCTGAAGAAGAAACTTCAGCGCGAAGGCGTGTTCCGCGAGATGAAGCTCAAGCAGCATTTCGAGAAACCGTCCGAGAAGAAAGCGCGCGAGAAGGCGGAAGCCGTCCGCCGTGCGCGCAAACTGGCGCGGAAGAAGGCCCAGCGCGAAGGTCTCCTTTAA
- a CDS encoding COQ9 family protein, giving the protein MTDTPRGMDSITQELLDAALIHVPFDGWSEAAFRAAVADSGVDPALARAACPRGAADLAVAFHLRGDDEMVRRLAETDLSEMRFRDRVALAVRYRLDAVDDKEAVRRGATLFALPLYAAEGSRLVWGTADRIWTALGDSSEDVNWYTKRASLAAVYGATVLYWLGDESPDHAETSAFLDRRIGDVMQVEKVKAQVNKSPLLKPFMLGPNWLARQIRPPQGPKRKGGLPGALNARMTVRT; this is encoded by the coding sequence ATGACCGACACGCCCCGAGGCATGGATAGCATCACCCAGGAGCTTCTGGATGCCGCTTTGATTCACGTTCCGTTCGACGGCTGGAGCGAGGCCGCCTTTCGCGCCGCGGTCGCCGATTCCGGCGTCGATCCGGCGCTGGCGAGGGCCGCCTGTCCGCGCGGCGCGGCCGATCTGGCGGTGGCCTTCCACCTGCGCGGCGATGACGAGATGGTGCGCCGGCTGGCCGAGACCGATCTTTCCGAGATGCGCTTTCGCGACCGGGTGGCGCTGGCGGTGCGCTACCGGCTGGACGCCGTCGATGACAAGGAGGCGGTGCGCCGGGGCGCCACGCTCTTTGCGCTGCCGCTCTATGCCGCCGAGGGCTCGCGTCTCGTCTGGGGCACCGCCGACCGGATCTGGACCGCGCTGGGCGACAGTTCGGAGGATGTGAACTGGTACACCAAGCGGGCCTCGCTGGCGGCGGTCTATGGCGCGACCGTGCTGTACTGGCTGGGCGACGAAAGCCCCGACCATGCCGAGACAAGCGCCTTCCTCGATCGCCGGATCGGCGATGTGATGCAGGTCGAGAAGGTCAAGGCGCAGGTCAACAAGTCGCCGCTGCTCAAGCCCTTCATGCTGGGGCCGAACTGGCTTGCCCGCCAGATCCGCCCGCCGCAGGGACCGAAGCGCAAGGGCGGGCTGCCCGGTGCGCTGAATGCGCGCATGACGGTGCGCACATGA
- a CDS encoding NAD(P)H-quinone oxidoreductase: MTLPQVMRAIEIAEPGGPEMLRPTERPVPVPQPGEVLIRLAYAGVNRPDALQRAGSYAPPPQASDLPGLEGAGEVVALGEGVTGLKPGDQVCALLPGGGYADYVTAPAAHALPVPEGMGLKQAACLPETFFTVWSNVFMRGGLTAGERFLVHGGSSGIGTTAIQLASAFGARVFATAGTPAKCAACRALGADRAIDYRSEDFVDVLKAEGGADLILDMVGGDYLPRNVRALADEGRLVQIAFLQGPKVTLNFAHVMMRRLTITGSTLRPQSDLAKARIAAELREKVWPLLASGRVAPVMDSEFDLTEAARAHARMEQGAHIGKIVLKVA, encoded by the coding sequence ATGACGCTGCCTCAGGTCATGCGGGCGATCGAGATCGCCGAGCCCGGCGGCCCCGAGATGCTGCGCCCGACCGAGCGCCCGGTGCCGGTGCCGCAGCCGGGCGAGGTGCTGATCCGGCTGGCCTATGCCGGGGTCAACCGGCCCGATGCGCTGCAGCGCGCGGGCTCCTACGCGCCGCCGCCGCAGGCCTCGGACCTGCCCGGGCTCGAAGGCGCGGGCGAGGTCGTGGCGCTGGGCGAGGGGGTGACGGGGCTCAAACCGGGCGATCAGGTCTGCGCGCTGCTGCCGGGCGGCGGCTATGCCGATTACGTCACCGCGCCCGCCGCCCATGCGCTGCCCGTGCCCGAGGGGATGGGGCTGAAACAGGCCGCCTGCCTGCCCGAGACCTTCTTCACCGTCTGGTCGAATGTCTTCATGCGCGGCGGGCTGACGGCGGGCGAGCGGTTCCTCGTCCATGGCGGCTCGTCCGGGATAGGCACCACCGCGATCCAGCTTGCCTCGGCCTTCGGGGCCCGGGTCTTCGCCACCGCCGGTACTCCGGCGAAATGCGCGGCCTGCCGGGCGCTTGGCGCGGACCGGGCGATCGACTACCGGTCCGAGGATTTCGTCGATGTGCTGAAGGCCGAGGGCGGGGCCGACCTGATTCTCGACATGGTGGGGGGCGACTATCTGCCGCGCAACGTGCGGGCGCTGGCCGACGAGGGCCGTCTGGTGCAGATCGCCTTCCTGCAGGGGCCCAAGGTGACGCTGAACTTCGCCCATGTGATGATGCGTCGGCTGACCATCACCGGTTCGACCCTGCGCCCGCAATCGGACCTTGCCAAGGCGCGGATCGCCGCCGAACTGCGCGAAAAGGTCTGGCCGCTGCTGGCGTCGGGCCGCGTCGCCCCGGTGATGGACAGCGAATTCGACCTTACCGAGGCCGCGCGGGCCCATGCCCGGATGGAGCAGGGCGCCCATATCGGCAAGATCGTCCTGAAGGTCGCCTGA
- a CDS encoding ribonuclease T2 family protein codes for MRCLAILLLSATLACAEEDVAGRFDYYLLSLSWAPSWCAAGEAPRGAARQSPHCAPGGGAGWVLHGLWPQYERGWPSYCHSTEADPSRSQIARLAELTGSPRAAWHQWKKHGRCSGLSAGDYAAAARRAYEAVARPAAFGKLTAPVRLPAGVVEEAFLQANPGLLPDMLTVTCKAGRIREVRICLTKALRPRPCAPDTVEDCELRDALMPPPR; via the coding sequence ATGCGCTGTCTGGCGATACTGCTCCTGTCTGCGACCCTGGCCTGCGCCGAGGAGGACGTGGCCGGGCGTTTCGATTATTACCTGCTGTCGCTGAGCTGGGCGCCAAGCTGGTGCGCGGCCGGGGAGGCACCCCGGGGCGCAGCGCGGCAAAGCCCGCATTGCGCCCCGGGCGGCGGCGCGGGCTGGGTTCTGCACGGGCTCTGGCCGCAATATGAACGCGGCTGGCCAAGCTATTGCCACAGCACGGAGGCCGATCCCTCGCGCAGCCAGATCGCGCGCCTGGCCGAACTGACCGGCAGCCCCCGCGCGGCCTGGCATCAATGGAAGAAGCACGGTCGCTGCTCGGGGCTTTCGGCGGGCGACTATGCCGCGGCGGCACGCCGGGCCTATGAGGCGGTGGCGCGCCCTGCGGCCTTCGGCAAGCTGACCGCCCCGGTCAGGCTTCCGGCCGGGGTGGTGGAAGAGGCGTTCCTGCAGGCCAATCCCGGCCTTCTGCCCGACATGCTGACCGTGACCTGCAAGGCCGGACGCATCCGGGAGGTCCGGATCTGCCTGACAAAGGCGCTCAGACCCCGGCCTTGCGCGCCCGACACGGTCGAGGATTGCGAGCTGCGCGATGCGCTGATGCCGCCGCCGCGCTGA
- a CDS encoding DUF1013 domain-containing protein, with protein MNKPIMAKATAVWLVDNTTLSFRQIADFCGLHELEVQGIADGDVAAGVRGFDPVANSQLDQSEIDKAEKDPLYKLRLKFNPAAVGEEKRRGPRYTPLSKRQDRPASILWLVKFHPELSDGQIAKLVGTTKPTIQSIRERTHWNISNIQPIDPVALGLCKQSELDAAVQKAARKRAAEGDLMTDDERRKLVSTEQSLEMGTEARLPTAISGLETFSLTRPEPEEEEDRSVPDADSFFNLPDHDEDEEEDDDPRR; from the coding sequence ATGAACAAACCGATCATGGCCAAGGCCACCGCCGTCTGGCTGGTCGACAATACGACGCTGAGCTTCCGGCAGATCGCCGATTTCTGCGGCCTGCACGAGCTCGAGGTGCAGGGTATCGCCGATGGCGACGTGGCGGCCGGCGTGCGCGGCTTCGACCCGGTCGCGAACAGCCAGCTCGACCAGTCGGAAATCGACAAGGCCGAGAAGGACCCGCTTTACAAGCTGCGGCTCAAGTTCAACCCGGCCGCGGTCGGCGAGGAAAAGCGCCGCGGCCCGCGCTACACGCCGCTGTCCAAGCGGCAGGACCGTCCGGCCTCGATCCTGTGGCTGGTGAAGTTCCACCCCGAGCTCAGCGACGGCCAGATCGCCAAGCTGGTCGGCACCACCAAGCCGACGATCCAGTCGATCCGCGAGCGCACCCACTGGAACATCTCGAACATCCAGCCGATCGATCCGGTTGCGTTGGGCCTCTGCAAGCAGTCCGAGCTTGACGCGGCGGTGCAGAAGGCCGCCCGCAAACGGGCCGCCGAGGGCGATCTGATGACCGATGACGAGCGCCGCAAGCTGGTCTCGACCGAGCAGTCGCTGGAAATGGGCACCGAGGCGCGGCTGCCGACCGCGATTTCCGGGCTCGAGACCTTCTCGCTCACGCGTCCGGAGCCCGAGGAGGAAGAGGACCGCTCGGTGCCGGATGCCGACAGCTTCTTCAACCTGCCCGATCACGACGAGGACGAGGAAGAGGACGACGATCCGCGCCGCTGA
- a CDS encoding c-type cytochrome: MLKKVSFTKLLGSASGALLVFVLVDRAGGLYFSNPGLDQPAYVVIEEEPATPAEPEPELTFEERMAQADAAAGKRVFNQCKSCHRVEEGANAVGPSLYGVVGRPVHSAEGFSYSDAFAGLEGSWTAERINAFITSPRDVVPGTAMTFAGLKDPQDRANVIAYLESVVE, encoded by the coding sequence ATGCTGAAGAAGGTGAGCTTCACGAAGCTTCTGGGCTCGGCCTCTGGGGCTCTCTTGGTGTTCGTGCTCGTCGACCGCGCCGGCGGGCTGTATTTCTCCAACCCCGGGCTGGACCAACCGGCCTATGTGGTGATCGAGGAAGAGCCCGCGACCCCGGCCGAACCGGAACCGGAGCTGACCTTCGAAGAGCGGATGGCCCAGGCCGATGCGGCCGCGGGCAAGCGCGTCTTCAACCAGTGCAAGTCCTGCCACCGCGTCGAAGAGGGCGCGAATGCCGTCGGACCGTCGCTTTACGGCGTGGTCGGGCGCCCGGTCCATAGCGCCGAAGGCTTCTCTTATTCCGATGCCTTCGCCGGGCTCGAGGGCAGCTGGACGGCCGAACGCATCAACGCCTTCATCACCTCGCCGCGCGATGTGGTCCCGGGCACCGCGATGACCTTCGCCGGGCTCAAGGACCCGCAGGACCGTGCCAATGTGATCGCCTATCTCGAGTCGGTCGTCGAGTAG
- a CDS encoding prephenate dehydratase has protein sequence MTSRIAFQGEPGAYSHQACHDARPDMEALPCRTFEDVIEAVRRGAAEMAMLPVENSTYGRVADIHQLLPDSGLHIVGEAFVRVHINLLAVPGAALAGIRRAMSHTVLLGQCRDFLQTHDIHRVTAADTAGSARQVAETGDPEVAALAGDLAAEIYGLDVLARHIEDHDKNTTRFLLMSRAPDRSRRGDLGMMTTFVFRVRNIPAALYKAMGGFATNGVNMTKLESYMVDGSFTATQFYADIEGHPDDPHVARALEELDYFTSHIDILGVYPADRKRS, from the coding sequence ATGACCAGCCGTATCGCCTTTCAGGGAGAGCCCGGTGCCTATTCGCATCAGGCCTGCCACGATGCCCGTCCCGACATGGAGGCGCTGCCCTGCCGCACCTTCGAGGATGTGATCGAGGCGGTGCGCCGCGGCGCGGCCGAGATGGCGATGCTGCCGGTCGAGAATTCGACCTATGGACGGGTCGCCGATATCCACCAGCTGCTGCCGGATTCGGGCCTGCATATCGTCGGCGAGGCCTTCGTGCGGGTTCATATCAACCTCCTGGCGGTGCCGGGCGCGGCGCTGGCGGGCATCCGCCGCGCGATGAGCCATACCGTGCTGCTGGGGCAGTGCCGCGACTTCCTGCAGACGCATGACATCCACCGGGTGACCGCGGCCGATACCGCGGGCTCGGCCCGGCAGGTGGCCGAGACGGGCGACCCCGAGGTCGCGGCGCTGGCGGGCGATCTGGCGGCCGAGATCTACGGGCTCGACGTTCTGGCCCGCCATATCGAGGATCACGACAAGAACACCACGCGCTTCCTGCTGATGTCGCGCGCGCCCGACCGCAGCCGCCGGGGCGATCTGGGCATGATGACCACCTTCGTCTTCCGGGTACGCAACATTCCCGCCGCGCTTTACAAGGCCATGGGCGGCTTCGCGACCAACGGGGTCAACATGACCAAGCTGGAAAGCTACATGGTCGACGGCTCCTTCACCGCGACCCAGTTCTATGCCGATATCGAGGGCCATCCCGACGACCCCCATGTCGCCCGCGCGCTGGAGGAGCTCGACTACTTCACCTCGCATATCGACATTCTGGGCGTCTATCCGGCCGACCGCAAACGCAGCTGA
- a CDS encoding DNA polymerase III subunit gamma/tau yields MAETEGTAYQVLARKYRPATFADLIGQDAMVRTLKNAFAADRIAQAFIMTGIRGTGKTTTARIIAKGMNCIGPDGQGGPTTEPCGECEHCRAIAEGRHVDVMEMDAASRTGVGDIREIIDSVAYRAASARYKIYIIDEVHMLSTSAFNALLKTLEEPPAHVKFIFATTEIRKVPVTVLSRCQRFDLRRIEPEVMIAHLRRIAGLENAPITDEALGLITRAAEGSVRDAMSLLDQAISHGAGETGVDQVRAMLGLADRGRVLDLFDMIMAGDAAAALGELAGQYADGADPLAVLRDLAEISHWLSVIKITPEAADDPTVGPDERARGRTMAERLSMRVLTRMWQMLLKALEEVSMAPNAMMAAEMAVIRLTHVSTLPSPEDLVRKLQENPPTGPAPSGPAPGGPAPSGGGGNGAGVQGQARGAPVHAGPSGGGAVTALAHAPEQTLAHYPSFEAVVDLIRANRDMVLLVEVEAGVRLVSYSPGRIEFEPAPDAPADLAQRLGHRLQTWTGARWAVSVVAKGGAPSIDETRNAAEAARRAEAAEHPLVRAVFAAFPKAEIIDIKPPEVLAAEAAAEALPEVEEEWDPFEDDD; encoded by the coding sequence ATGGCCGAGACAGAGGGCACTGCCTACCAGGTGCTGGCGCGAAAATACCGCCCCGCCACATTCGCCGATCTGATCGGCCAGGATGCGATGGTGCGCACCCTCAAGAACGCCTTTGCCGCCGACCGGATCGCGCAGGCCTTCATCATGACCGGCATCCGGGGCACCGGCAAGACGACGACGGCCCGGATCATCGCCAAGGGCATGAACTGCATAGGTCCCGACGGGCAGGGCGGCCCGACCACCGAGCCCTGCGGCGAATGTGAGCATTGCCGCGCCATCGCCGAGGGGCGCCATGTCGACGTGATGGAGATGGACGCCGCCTCGCGCACCGGGGTCGGCGATATCCGCGAGATCATCGACAGCGTGGCCTACCGGGCGGCCTCGGCGCGCTACAAGATCTACATCATCGACGAGGTCCACATGCTGTCGACCAGCGCCTTCAACGCGCTGCTGAAGACGCTGGAGGAGCCCCCCGCCCATGTGAAGTTCATCTTCGCCACCACCGAGATCCGCAAGGTGCCGGTGACGGTTCTGTCGCGCTGCCAGCGGTTCGATCTGCGCCGGATCGAGCCCGAGGTGATGATCGCGCATCTGCGCCGGATCGCCGGACTGGAAAATGCGCCGATCACCGACGAGGCGCTGGGGCTGATCACCCGCGCCGCGGAGGGCTCGGTCCGCGACGCGATGAGCCTGCTCGATCAGGCGATCTCCCACGGGGCGGGCGAAACCGGGGTAGACCAGGTCCGCGCAATGCTGGGGCTTGCGGACCGGGGCCGGGTGCTCGACCTGTTCGACATGATCATGGCGGGCGATGCGGCCGCCGCGCTGGGCGAGCTGGCCGGGCAATATGCCGATGGTGCCGATCCGCTGGCGGTGCTGCGCGATTTGGCCGAGATCAGCCACTGGCTCAGCGTCATCAAGATCACCCCCGAGGCGGCCGACGATCCGACCGTCGGCCCCGACGAGCGTGCCCGTGGCCGGACCATGGCCGAGCGGCTGTCGATGCGGGTCCTGACGCGGATGTGGCAGATGCTGCTGAAGGCGCTGGAAGAGGTCTCGATGGCGCCCAATGCGATGATGGCGGCCGAGATGGCGGTGATCCGGCTGACCCATGTCTCGACCCTGCCAAGCCCCGAGGACCTGGTCCGGAAGCTGCAGGAAAACCCGCCCACCGGTCCGGCTCCCTCGGGTCCCGCGCCGGGCGGCCCCGCGCCCTCGGGTGGGGGGGGCAACGGGGCCGGGGTGCAGGGCCAGGCCCGCGGCGCTCCGGTCCATGCCGGGCCCTCGGGCGGTGGCGCCGTCACCGCGCTGGCCCATGCGCCCGAGCAGACGCTGGCCCATTACCCCAGCTTCGAGGCGGTGGTCGATCTGATCCGCGCCAATCGCGACATGGTGCTGCTGGTCGAGGTCGAGGCGGGGGTCCGGCTGGTCAGCTATTCGCCCGGCCGGATCGAGTTCGAGCCCGCGCCCGACGCCCCCGCCGATCTGGCGCAGCGGCTCGGGCACCGGCTGCAGACCTGGACCGGCGCGCGCTGGGCGGTGTCGGTCGTGGCCAAGGGCGGCGCGCCCAGCATCGACGAGACCCGCAACGCCGCCGAGGCCGCGCGCCGGGCCGAGGCCGCCGAGCATCCTCTGGTCCGCGCCGTTTTTGCCGCCTTTCCCAAGGCCGAAATCATCGACATAAAGCCGCCCGAGGTCCTTGCGGCCGAGGCGGCGGCCGAGGCCCTGCCCGAGGTCGAGGAGGAATGGGACCCGTTCGAGGACGACGACTGA
- a CDS encoding YbaB/EbfC family nucleoid-associated protein gives MLKGMGGLGDMAKMMKAAGEMQGKMAQLQETLAATLVEGESGAGLVKATATAKGTLTALSIDPSIFNADEKEVVEDLILAAIKDAQEKAMEKTKEETRKLTEDMGLPPGLGLPV, from the coding sequence ATGTTGAAGGGAATGGGCGGTCTTGGCGACATGGCCAAGATGATGAAGGCCGCGGGCGAGATGCAGGGCAAGATGGCCCAGCTTCAGGAAACGCTGGCGGCGACGCTGGTCGAGGGCGAAAGCGGCGCTGGTCTGGTCAAGGCCACGGCGACAGCCAAGGGCACGCTGACCGCGCTGTCGATCGACCCGTCGATCTTCAATGCCGACGAGAAGGAAGTGGTCGAGGACCTGATCCTGGCGGCGATCAAGGACGCCCAGGAAAAGGCGATGGAAAAGACCAAGGAAGAGACCCGCAAGCTGACCGAGGACATGGGTCTGCCCCCGGGGCTCGGCCTGCCGGTCTGA